Genomic segment of Negativicutes bacterium:
AGAGTACTTGGTTGGAAACGACCTGGGAGGTTAGGTAGTTGCTGGTTATATTCCTTGATAGCTCAGTTGGTAGAGCAATCGGCTGTTAACCGATCGGTCGTAGGTTCGAGTCCTACTCAAGGAGCCAAATTTTTGAGCAATTAATAAATTATTTTATTAATTGCTTTTTTGTTTTAAGGAGAATTTATGGCTAGCAAGTATTATGCGGTATTGGTTGGTAAAACCAAAGGGGTATTTACCAATTGGGATGAGTGCAAAAAACAAATACATGGTTATCCAGGTGCTCTTTATAAAAGTTTTTTAACATTAAGAGAAGCGGAGCAATACTTAACACAAGGTCAACCGCAAAAAAAATGCAACGAAACTGTGCCGAAAAACTCTTATGAAATTTATGTTGATGGAAGTTATCAAAATAGTCGGTATAGCTGGGGTTTTGTTGTAATGAAAAACGATGAGATAATTCATGAAGATTGTGGGCTGGGCACTAATGAACAAGCTGCTTTATCACGCAATGTTGCTGGAGAATTAGAAGCAGTGATTAATGCTGTTAAGTGGACACAGAACAATAAAATAGAACATTTTTATATTTACCATGATTATATTGGAATTTCAGAGTGGGCATTAGGACGTTGGAGAACTAATAATAATTTGACAAAAAATTATGCTAGCTTTATAAAAGAATATTTACCATATATTACATTTATAAAAGTAGCAGGTCATAGCGGAATTAGAGGAAATGAGATAGCAGATCAACTTGCCAAAAAAGCTTTACAAGAAAATAATTAGCTTTAAAATGTTAGAAGGATGCCCTTCTAACATTTTTATTTGAAATTTTTAAAGGATTTTGGCGTAGAATGTAGAAAAAGTTTGTAAGGAGTGGTATTTTTGCCTAAAATTTTTTTAAATATTAATAAAGAATTAAAATATGAATTATTAGGTATTACCTTAACCGCGTTGGGGATTATTGCCTTTATAAGTTTATTAGGCTTTAGTACTGGACCGATAGGGCAATCTTTTGCTAAAATACAGCGTTATTGTTTTGGGATTGGTGCCTATTTGTTGCCATTAATGGTAATGATGATTGGTATTCGATATATTATAAAGCGACTAGAAATAGTTTATTCTTTAAAATTTTTTGGGATAATTACATTTTATTTATCAGCGCTGGCAATATATCATCATTTTAAAATTACACCTGGGGCAGAAATTATGCCGGAAAGTTTAACTGATGGTGGCGGTATCATTAGTGGTTTTATTGTGTTTTTTTTGCGAAAAATTATTGGCGTTGATGGTGCTATTATTGTTTTATTTACAATTTTAATTTGTGCGTTATTGTTAATCACTAATTGGTCGCTAGCACTAGGATTACTAAAAACAAAAAAAATAATTAAAACTGAATTTGAAAATACTAAAGAGGCTTTATCAGATAAATATCAGTATTTTAATAATAGTTTTGATGTTGAAGCTAACACTAACAAGAGTGAAATTTATAACCAAGA
This window contains:
- a CDS encoding ribonuclease H family protein — its product is MASKYYAVLVGKTKGVFTNWDECKKQIHGYPGALYKSFLTLREAEQYLTQGQPQKKCNETVPKNSYEIYVDGSYQNSRYSWGFVVMKNDEIIHEDCGLGTNEQAALSRNVAGELEAVINAVKWTQNNKIEHFYIYHDYIGISEWALGRWRTNNNLTKNYASFIKEYLPYITFIKVAGHSGIRGNEIADQLAKKALQENN